The proteins below come from a single Leifsonia sp. 1010 genomic window:
- the nucS gene encoding endonuclease NucS, producing the protein MRLVIANCSVDYAGRLSAHLPLATRLLMLKADGSLLVHSDGGSYKPLNWMSPPCTLTVDEPDELQRAAGISEVWRVTQAKTADMLVVSIHEIVSDTAHDLGIDPGLQKDGVEAHLQKLLAEQIHLLGDGHVLVRREYMTAIGPVDILARDSAGAAVAVELKRRGDIDGVEQLTRYLELMNRDPHLAPVTGVFAAQEIKPQARTLAEDRGIRCLVLDYDAMRGLDDSDSRLF; encoded by the coding sequence GTGCGCCTCGTCATTGCCAACTGCTCCGTCGACTATGCAGGACGGCTCAGCGCGCACCTGCCGCTGGCGACGCGGCTGCTGATGCTGAAGGCCGACGGCAGCCTCCTCGTCCACTCCGACGGCGGGTCGTACAAGCCGCTCAACTGGATGAGCCCGCCGTGCACGCTGACCGTCGACGAGCCCGACGAACTGCAGCGCGCGGCCGGCATCAGCGAGGTCTGGCGCGTCACCCAGGCGAAGACCGCGGACATGCTCGTGGTGTCCATCCACGAGATCGTCAGCGACACCGCGCACGACCTCGGCATCGACCCGGGGCTGCAGAAGGATGGCGTGGAAGCGCACCTCCAGAAGCTCCTCGCCGAGCAGATCCACCTTCTCGGAGACGGCCACGTGCTGGTCCGCCGGGAGTACATGACCGCGATCGGCCCTGTCGACATCCTCGCCCGCGACTCCGCGGGGGCGGCGGTCGCCGTCGAACTCAAGCGGCGGGGCGACATCGACGGCGTCGAGCAGCTGACGCGCTACCTGGAGCTGATGAACCGCGACCCCCACCTGGCCCCGGTCACCGGCGTCTTCGCCGCCCAGGAGATCAAGCCGCAGGCGCGCACGCTGGCGGAAGACCGCGGCATCCGCTGCCTGGTGCTCGACTACGACGCCATGCGCGGCCTCGACGACAGCGACAGCAGGCTCTTCTGA
- a CDS encoding MFS transporter, producing the protein MSQPISTTTRSRRELTAWRNAVFVIFILSGLALATWVARIPGIRDDLGLGKDPSAVGLLILGMSVGAILGLTVSSPILVRFGPHRGMVGGLVIVAVGILFIGFGATTFHSIPSVAIGLILLGFGNGMVDVMMNVEATAVEREIGKTLLPLMHACFSLGTVLGAGIGAAAAALGVAVVWHLLGTAVVIVAIAIVAVRYIPREAELGDEAAEKERIPFGERMRTSLAVWADWRLILIGVVMLGMAFGEGSANDWISLAVVDGHGQANSVGALVFGFFVVAMTVGRVVGGPIVDRIGRVNAIRITAGMGAVGLVLFIVGGPMWLVVIGTVLWGFGVSLGFPLGMSAAADGAANPAARVSAVAIIGYCAFLAGPPLIGFLGQHFGLLNALFLVLALLIAAFLAAPAVRPVDAPAERRAASPDPA; encoded by the coding sequence ATGTCACAGCCGATCTCGACCACCACGCGCTCCCGTCGGGAGCTCACCGCCTGGCGCAACGCGGTCTTCGTCATCTTCATCCTCTCCGGCCTCGCCCTCGCGACCTGGGTGGCCCGCATCCCGGGCATCCGCGACGATCTGGGGCTCGGCAAGGACCCGTCGGCGGTCGGCCTCCTCATCCTCGGGATGTCGGTGGGCGCCATCCTCGGCCTCACCGTCTCCTCCCCGATCCTGGTCCGCTTCGGTCCGCACCGCGGGATGGTCGGCGGACTCGTGATCGTCGCCGTCGGCATCCTGTTCATCGGCTTCGGAGCGACGACGTTCCATTCCATCCCCTCGGTCGCCATCGGGCTCATCCTGCTCGGCTTCGGCAACGGCATGGTCGACGTGATGATGAACGTCGAGGCCACCGCCGTCGAGCGCGAGATCGGCAAGACGCTGCTCCCGCTCATGCACGCCTGCTTCAGCCTGGGAACGGTGCTCGGGGCCGGCATCGGCGCAGCGGCCGCCGCGCTCGGGGTCGCGGTCGTCTGGCACCTGCTCGGCACGGCCGTCGTGATCGTCGCGATCGCCATCGTCGCTGTCCGCTACATCCCGCGCGAGGCCGAACTGGGCGACGAGGCGGCCGAGAAGGAGCGCATCCCCTTCGGCGAGCGCATGCGCACGTCGCTGGCCGTCTGGGCCGACTGGCGGCTCATCCTGATCGGCGTCGTCATGCTCGGCATGGCGTTCGGCGAAGGCTCGGCGAACGACTGGATCTCGCTGGCCGTCGTCGATGGGCACGGCCAGGCCAACTCCGTCGGCGCCCTCGTCTTCGGCTTCTTCGTGGTCGCGATGACCGTCGGCCGGGTGGTCGGCGGCCCGATCGTGGACCGCATCGGCCGCGTCAACGCCATCCGGATCACGGCCGGGATGGGCGCCGTCGGCCTGGTGCTGTTCATCGTGGGCGGCCCGATGTGGCTCGTCGTCATCGGAACCGTGCTCTGGGGCTTCGGCGTCTCGCTCGGCTTCCCGCTCGGCATGTCGGCCGCCGCCGACGGCGCCGCGAACCCCGCCGCACGCGTCTCCGCGGTCGCGATCATCGGGTACTGCGCCTTCCTGGCCGGTCCCCCGCTGATCGGCTTCCTCGGTCAGCACTTCGGCCTCCTGAACGCGCTGTTCCTCGTGCTCGCGCTGCTGATCGCCGCGTTCCTGGCCGCACCGGCCGTGCGCCCCGTCGACGCGCCCGCCGAGCGTCGCGCCGCCTCCCCCGACCCGGCCTGA
- a CDS encoding LacI family DNA-binding transcriptional regulator: MNEPSTAPASVRPTLAAVARLAGVSNSTASLAFSGTGPVSDATRERVLAAAKRLNYAGPDPRARSLRRGRSGIVGVVMEERVRDAFRDPIKIALLDGITEEIGAIDAGLLILTDAGEAAQRIEDAPMDAVVLIGCSPRLDESVATLRQRGIPLVAIEGDPADGVPTIGQDNREATRVAAQHLYDLGHRDVSVVTLSLTRDRARGPLTADRLAAASSTTALDRLAGARDVFPDAPGWVTRGSFVEEGRAAGRAILADARHRPTAIIAQSDLLAAGVIRAAEELGLEVPWDVSVVGFDGVRVDGLWPYDLTTLVQPAVDKGRAAGRAVVEMLEGAEPIPSTFTSVFHQGNTTAAPRVSSGAPVVG; encoded by the coding sequence GTGAACGAACCCAGCACAGCCCCCGCGAGCGTCCGGCCCACCCTGGCCGCGGTCGCCCGCCTGGCCGGTGTCTCGAACTCCACCGCCTCGCTCGCCTTCTCCGGAACAGGCCCGGTCTCCGACGCCACGCGCGAGCGCGTGCTCGCCGCAGCGAAGCGCCTCAACTACGCCGGCCCCGACCCTCGGGCGCGCTCGCTGCGCCGCGGACGCTCCGGCATCGTCGGCGTCGTGATGGAGGAGCGCGTGCGCGACGCCTTCCGCGACCCCATCAAGATCGCCCTCCTCGACGGCATCACGGAGGAGATCGGAGCGATCGACGCGGGCCTGCTCATCCTCACCGACGCCGGCGAGGCCGCGCAGCGCATCGAGGACGCTCCGATGGATGCGGTGGTCCTGATCGGCTGCAGCCCGCGTCTCGACGAGTCGGTCGCCACGCTCCGCCAGCGCGGCATCCCGCTGGTGGCGATCGAGGGCGACCCGGCCGATGGCGTCCCGACCATCGGCCAGGACAACCGGGAGGCCACCCGGGTCGCCGCACAGCACCTCTACGACCTCGGCCACCGCGATGTCTCCGTGGTGACCCTGTCGCTCACCCGCGATCGAGCCCGCGGGCCGCTGACCGCGGACCGCCTGGCGGCGGCGAGTTCCACGACCGCCCTCGACCGGCTGGCCGGTGCCCGGGACGTCTTCCCGGACGCGCCCGGCTGGGTCACCCGCGGATCGTTCGTGGAAGAGGGCCGCGCGGCCGGCCGCGCCATCCTCGCCGACGCTCGACACCGGCCGACCGCCATCATCGCCCAGAGCGACCTGCTGGCCGCGGGCGTCATCCGGGCGGCGGAGGAGCTGGGCCTGGAGGTGCCGTGGGATGTCAGCGTCGTCGGTTTCGACGGCGTCCGCGTCGACGGCCTCTGGCCCTACGACCTCACGACCCTCGTTCAGCCCGCCGTGGACAAGGGCCGGGCGGCCGGACGCGCGGTCGTCGAGATGCTGGAGGGCGCAGAGCCGATTCCCTCCACATTCACCAGCGTTTTCCACCAGGGGAACACAACGGCGGCTCCGCGGGTCTCCTCGGGAGCGCCGGTCGTAGGCTGA
- a CDS encoding lactonase family protein, which produces MAHELLIGTYTERLPHVDGHAEGVLSARFDGSDVTDVTVAARVANPSWVTAAPGGQHVYAVSETEPDGGLVAFARAADGSLTELGSASSGGPSPAHAVVHPSGRFLIAGTYGGGTVSVFALAADGSLGERTAFVRHEGRGPDPERQDAPHVHQLSVDPVSGDVVVVDLGIGEVRWYAFSDDGALTLRPEATVVLGSAGPRHLAFHPDGRHVVLVNELDSSADVLRWEGDRFVRVQSTTTRADGADGDNLPAAVCISDSGRTVLVSNRGDDTVAVFAFDAEASQLRLVDSVAVGGRTPRDLVIAPGGDRVLAACQDSDEVAVFAFDDDERTLRLLGTSPVPTPVSLRFV; this is translated from the coding sequence ATGGCCCACGAGCTCCTCATCGGCACCTACACCGAACGCCTCCCGCATGTCGACGGTCACGCCGAGGGGGTGCTCAGCGCCCGGTTCGACGGGTCGGACGTGACCGATGTGACGGTCGCGGCGCGGGTGGCGAACCCGTCGTGGGTGACAGCCGCGCCCGGCGGTCAGCACGTGTACGCGGTGAGCGAGACGGAGCCCGACGGTGGCCTCGTCGCCTTCGCGCGCGCGGCCGACGGCTCGCTGACGGAGCTGGGCTCGGCGTCGAGCGGCGGGCCGTCCCCGGCCCACGCGGTCGTGCACCCGAGTGGGCGCTTCCTCATCGCGGGAACGTACGGCGGCGGCACCGTGTCGGTGTTCGCGCTCGCCGCCGACGGATCGCTCGGAGAGCGCACCGCGTTCGTGCGGCACGAGGGCCGCGGACCCGACCCGGAGCGGCAGGATGCGCCGCACGTGCACCAGCTGAGCGTCGACCCGGTGAGCGGCGATGTCGTCGTCGTCGATCTCGGCATCGGCGAGGTGCGCTGGTACGCGTTCTCGGATGACGGCGCGCTGACCCTCCGTCCGGAGGCGACCGTCGTACTCGGCTCGGCCGGCCCGCGGCACCTGGCGTTCCATCCCGACGGCCGTCACGTGGTGCTGGTGAACGAGCTCGATTCCAGCGCCGACGTGCTGCGGTGGGAGGGCGACCGCTTCGTGCGGGTGCAGAGCACGACGACCCGAGCAGACGGGGCCGACGGCGACAACCTGCCCGCCGCGGTGTGCATCAGCGACTCCGGGCGCACGGTGCTGGTGAGCAACCGAGGGGATGACACAGTCGCGGTCTTCGCCTTCGACGCCGAGGCGTCGCAGTTGCGGCTGGTCGACTCGGTCGCGGTCGGCGGACGCACGCCGCGCGACCTCGTCATCGCGCCAGGCGGCGATCGGGTGCTGGCGGCCTGCCAGGACAGCGACGAGGTCGCGGTGTTCGCTTTCGACGACGACGAGCGCACCCTCCGGCTGCTCGGCACATCGCCCGTCCCGACGCCGGTCAGCCTCCGCTTCGTCTAG
- a CDS encoding MATE family efflux transporter has translation MVVSTLLRRPVDREILRLAVPALGALVAEPVFLLADSAMVGHLGVAPLAGLGIASAVLQTIVGLMVFLAYSTTPAVARRLGAGDERGAVAAGVDGCWLALVLGVVLTGAGWAASPFLVSLFGASSEVSEQATQYLSLSMLGLPAMLLVYAATGLLRGLQDTRTPLAVAVAGFAANIVLNYLFIYVAGLGIRGSALGTVAAQWAMVLVYAIIVARHARRVQASLLPHHTGIGRTARAGGWLFLRTASLRAAMLLAVFAATRLGPDELAAFQVTMTVFATLAFALDALAIAAQALIGKGLGAGDLENVRAVLRRCVQWGIGAGAVLGLVTIALSPLAAGVFTSDLSVAALLPLSLAIVGAGAPLGGYVFVLDGVLIGAGDARYLALTGLANVAVFVPLAVAAALWGGHDASGLAWLTAAFAFGYLGARALTLGLRARGRTWMRAGATI, from the coding sequence ATGGTCGTGAGCACCCTTCTCCGCCGCCCGGTCGACCGCGAGATCCTCCGCCTCGCCGTTCCCGCTCTCGGGGCCTTGGTGGCGGAGCCGGTCTTCCTGCTGGCCGACTCGGCGATGGTCGGGCACCTCGGGGTTGCGCCCCTCGCGGGTCTCGGCATCGCGAGTGCGGTGCTGCAGACGATCGTGGGGCTGATGGTGTTCCTCGCCTACAGCACGACTCCCGCTGTCGCGCGGCGGCTGGGGGCGGGCGACGAGCGCGGTGCGGTCGCGGCGGGGGTGGACGGCTGCTGGCTCGCGCTCGTGCTCGGGGTGGTGCTCACGGGCGCCGGGTGGGCGGCCTCGCCGTTCCTGGTGAGCCTCTTCGGCGCGTCGTCCGAGGTCAGCGAGCAGGCGACCCAGTATCTGAGCCTCTCCATGCTCGGGCTCCCGGCCATGTTGCTCGTCTATGCCGCGACCGGGCTGCTGCGCGGACTCCAGGACACCCGCACTCCGCTCGCCGTCGCCGTCGCGGGCTTCGCTGCGAACATCGTGCTCAACTACCTGTTCATCTATGTCGCGGGACTGGGCATCCGCGGGTCGGCGCTTGGAACCGTCGCGGCGCAGTGGGCGATGGTGCTGGTGTACGCGATCATCGTTGCCCGTCACGCCCGCCGGGTCCAGGCCTCCCTCCTGCCCCATCACACCGGCATCGGCCGGACGGCGCGTGCCGGCGGCTGGCTGTTCCTCCGCACGGCGAGCCTGCGTGCGGCCATGCTGTTGGCGGTCTTCGCCGCAACCCGTCTCGGACCGGACGAACTCGCCGCCTTCCAGGTCACGATGACCGTGTTCGCGACCCTCGCCTTCGCCCTCGACGCCCTCGCCATCGCCGCCCAGGCACTCATCGGGAAGGGGCTGGGGGCCGGCGACCTCGAGAACGTCCGTGCGGTGCTGCGCCGGTGCGTTCAGTGGGGAATCGGTGCGGGCGCGGTTCTCGGTCTGGTGACGATCGCGCTGAGCCCGCTCGCGGCGGGCGTCTTCACGAGCGATCTGTCGGTCGCCGCGCTGCTGCCCCTCTCGCTGGCCATCGTGGGCGCAGGCGCCCCGCTGGGCGGGTACGTGTTCGTGCTCGACGGGGTGCTCATCGGCGCCGGAGACGCGCGCTATCTCGCCCTCACCGGCCTCGCGAACGTCGCCGTGTTCGTCCCGCTCGCGGTCGCCGCCGCCCTCTGGGGCGGGCACGATGCGAGCGGCCTCGCCTGGCTGACGGCGGCGTTCGCCTTCGGCTACCTCGGCGCCCGCGCGCTCACGCTCGGTCTGCGCGCTCGCGGCCGCACGTGGATGCGTGCGGGCGCGACGATCTGA
- a CDS encoding ABC transporter ATP-binding protein translates to MDAVIDVAGLEKRFGRVRALDGLDLTVSPGEVHGFLGPNGAGKSTTIRILLGLARADGGRATVFGGDPWKDAVALHRRLAYVPGDVSLWPNLSGGEAIDLLARLRGGTADHAQYAARKKRLIDVFQLDPTKKGRAYSKGNRQKVALVAAFATPADLYILDEPTSGLDPLMEAVFDAEIQRVAAEGATVLLSSHILSEVEQLCDRVSIIRAGRTVETGTLDELRHLTRTEFSFIAEGVGQDALTALPATHDLNVVNGRVRFTADSDAVPSLLGALSRLEVRGLTVAPPSLEELFLRHYGDDVTADERVGASR, encoded by the coding sequence ATGGATGCAGTGATCGACGTCGCCGGACTCGAGAAGAGATTCGGCCGCGTGCGCGCTCTCGATGGCCTCGACCTGACGGTGTCGCCGGGCGAGGTTCACGGCTTCCTCGGTCCGAACGGGGCGGGGAAGTCGACCACGATCAGAATCCTGCTGGGCCTCGCCCGGGCCGACGGCGGTCGCGCGACCGTCTTCGGGGGCGACCCGTGGAAGGATGCGGTCGCCCTGCACCGCCGCCTCGCCTACGTGCCGGGCGACGTCAGCCTGTGGCCGAACCTCTCCGGTGGAGAGGCGATCGACCTCCTCGCGCGCCTGCGCGGCGGCACCGCCGACCACGCGCAGTATGCCGCGCGCAAGAAGCGACTCATCGATGTCTTCCAGCTCGATCCGACGAAGAAGGGCCGCGCCTATTCGAAGGGCAACCGGCAGAAGGTCGCCCTGGTCGCCGCGTTCGCGACACCGGCCGACCTGTACATCCTCGACGAGCCGACCAGCGGACTCGACCCGCTCATGGAGGCGGTGTTCGACGCCGAGATCCAGCGCGTCGCCGCGGAGGGTGCGACGGTCCTGCTGTCGAGCCACATCCTGTCGGAGGTGGAGCAGCTCTGCGACCGGGTCAGCATCATCCGCGCCGGTCGGACGGTCGAGACCGGCACTCTCGACGAGCTGCGACACCTCACCCGCACCGAGTTCTCGTTCATTGCAGAGGGCGTCGGACAGGATGCGCTGACGGCCCTTCCCGCGACGCACGACCTGAATGTGGTCAACGGCCGGGTGCGGTTCACGGCCGACAGCGACGCGGTCCCGTCCCTGCTGGGCGCGCTTTCGCGGTTGGAGGTGCGCGGCCTCACCGTCGCGCCGCCGTCGCTGGAGGAGCTGTTCCTCCGCCACTACGGCGACGACGTCACCGCCGATGAACGCGTCGGGGCGTCACGATGA
- a CDS encoding HAD hydrolase-like protein translates to MTNPTPTVTRTWTCVLFDLDGTLTDSAPGITSSLARMFATIGQPVPSPAQLLEYVGPPLLDSLQSLGGMTEPAARHALAVYREDYAAHGAFDSAVFPGVRGLLQRLHAAGIPLAIATSKPEAQATRILEHFGLAEYFDVITGATDDESRSAKADVVAEALRRLGERGVDLEHTVMVGDRQYDVEGAGAHGLPTILVEWGYGSPAEASGAIAVVHSADQLSALLLG, encoded by the coding sequence ATGACCAACCCGACCCCCACCGTCACCCGAACCTGGACCTGCGTCCTCTTCGACCTCGACGGCACCCTCACCGACTCCGCACCCGGCATCACCTCGTCGCTCGCCCGCATGTTCGCGACGATCGGTCAGCCGGTGCCCTCCCCCGCCCAGCTCCTCGAGTACGTCGGTCCGCCGCTGCTCGACTCGCTGCAGAGCCTGGGCGGCATGACCGAGCCGGCCGCGCGGCACGCCCTCGCCGTCTACCGCGAGGACTACGCCGCCCACGGCGCGTTCGACTCCGCGGTCTTCCCGGGAGTGCGCGGCCTGCTGCAGCGTTTGCACGCGGCCGGGATCCCCCTGGCCATCGCGACCAGCAAGCCGGAGGCGCAGGCGACCCGCATCCTCGAGCACTTCGGGCTGGCCGAGTACTTCGACGTCATCACCGGCGCGACCGACGACGAGAGCCGCAGCGCCAAGGCGGATGTCGTGGCAGAGGCCCTGCGCCGTCTCGGCGAGCGCGGCGTCGACCTCGAGCACACCGTCATGGTGGGCGACCGCCAGTACGACGTGGAGGGCGCCGGCGCGCACGGCCTGCCGACCATCCTCGTCGAGTGGGGCTACGGTTCGCCCGCCGAGGCCTCCGGGGCCATCGCGGTCGTCCACTCCGCCGACCAGCTGAGCGCCCTGCTGCTCGGCTGA
- a CDS encoding SseB family protein yields the protein MAQPRFPQSYENVPVRTALTTLAAEPTLENLDSLLAAAVKGGLVVDVTGSTPQDTRLRTISSTTGEAVLPLFTSMNALRAAVAQSAEGEGARVQAVIVPALEALGFIRTAEFVAVQFDPGAAHTMVVARSHIESALGER from the coding sequence ATGGCGCAGCCGCGGTTCCCCCAGAGCTACGAGAACGTCCCGGTCCGCACGGCCCTGACGACCCTCGCCGCCGAGCCGACCCTCGAGAACCTGGATTCGCTGCTCGCCGCCGCGGTGAAGGGCGGCCTGGTCGTGGATGTGACCGGCTCCACTCCGCAGGACACCCGGCTGCGCACCATCAGCTCCACCACCGGCGAGGCGGTGCTGCCGCTCTTCACGTCGATGAATGCGCTCCGGGCGGCCGTCGCCCAGTCGGCGGAGGGCGAGGGAGCGCGCGTGCAGGCGGTCATCGTGCCGGCGCTCGAGGCGCTGGGATTCATCCGCACCGCCGAGTTCGTGGCCGTCCAGTTCGACCCCGGAGCGGCGCACACCATGGTCGTCGCACGTTCTCACATCGAATCCGCCCTCGGCGAGCGCTGA
- a CDS encoding ABC transporter permease subunit: MSTIAPDRPPRTDEAVPRASAGSVLWSLMRQRLRRDRWQLVIWIVCIALLATFSASAIDQTYGDANARAQLIRLAIADPTIIVLRGLPQGTSLPAVAFFEIYTFLALLAGLMNTFLAVRHSRAEEETGRAELIGATPAARLLPTTATVLHALAVDVVLAAATALGFIAGGLPVYGSIVAGAATAGAGFAFFAVGLLLAQLFSTSRAANGFAAAVVVLAYLVRGIGDAMGTPFGDGTHLRSAWPTWLSPIGWGEQFAPYTGDDWRPLLLQLGLAALLIAAVFGLQAVRDSGAGVIPERAGRANARPTLGGVFGLAWRLQWPTVLGWTIGGALGGLLAGALGTVINGSIADNPALSGIREAIGRIGGGGSGPLTQLFISAIFSIVGVLAAACAVQAVIRLRQEESAGTAELVMSAPVTRTRWLFSYVAVGVIAVLAVLLAGAIASGLSAIAAGEDASTFGDSFAAAAAQVPVALVYLGVLTLVFVLVPSWTAPVGWATLGLGAFVGIFGGLVKLPEGVRHLSPFADAPVVVGDVDWSGGYWMLGITVVALVGAAALIRRRDFAIG; this comes from the coding sequence ATGAGCACCATCGCGCCGGACCGTCCGCCGCGCACCGACGAGGCCGTCCCACGGGCGAGCGCGGGCTCCGTCCTCTGGTCACTGATGCGCCAGCGGCTGCGGCGCGACCGGTGGCAGCTCGTCATCTGGATCGTGTGCATCGCCCTGCTCGCGACGTTCTCGGCGTCCGCCATCGATCAGACGTACGGCGACGCGAACGCACGCGCTCAGCTGATCCGGCTCGCGATCGCCGACCCGACCATCATCGTCCTCCGCGGGCTGCCGCAGGGCACGTCGCTACCGGCGGTCGCCTTCTTCGAGATCTACACGTTCCTCGCGCTCCTCGCGGGGCTCATGAACACCTTCCTGGCCGTCCGCCATTCGCGAGCAGAGGAGGAGACCGGCCGCGCGGAGCTGATCGGCGCAACGCCGGCGGCACGGCTCCTGCCGACGACCGCGACCGTGCTGCACGCGCTCGCGGTCGACGTCGTCCTCGCCGCCGCCACCGCGCTCGGCTTCATCGCCGGAGGCCTCCCGGTGTACGGCTCCATCGTCGCCGGCGCCGCGACCGCGGGTGCCGGGTTCGCCTTCTTCGCGGTCGGCCTGCTGCTCGCCCAGCTGTTCAGCACCTCCCGCGCCGCGAACGGCTTCGCGGCCGCGGTCGTGGTCCTGGCCTACCTCGTGCGAGGGATCGGCGACGCGATGGGCACGCCTTTCGGCGACGGGACGCACCTGCGTTCCGCGTGGCCCACCTGGCTCAGCCCGATCGGATGGGGCGAGCAGTTCGCGCCGTACACCGGCGACGACTGGCGACCGCTGCTGCTGCAACTCGGCCTCGCCGCCCTGCTGATCGCCGCGGTGTTCGGGCTGCAAGCGGTGCGCGACTCCGGCGCCGGGGTCATCCCCGAACGAGCCGGTCGTGCGAACGCGCGCCCGACCCTCGGAGGCGTCTTCGGCCTCGCGTGGCGGCTCCAGTGGCCGACTGTGCTCGGCTGGACGATCGGCGGGGCGCTCGGCGGTCTGCTCGCGGGCGCACTGGGCACCGTCATCAACGGCTCGATCGCCGACAATCCCGCCCTGTCGGGCATCCGTGAGGCGATCGGCCGCATCGGCGGCGGCGGTTCCGGTCCGCTCACGCAGCTGTTCATCTCCGCGATCTTCTCCATCGTCGGAGTGCTCGCGGCGGCGTGCGCGGTGCAGGCGGTCATCCGGCTCCGGCAGGAGGAGTCCGCCGGCACGGCGGAATTGGTGATGTCGGCCCCGGTCACCCGAACGCGGTGGCTGTTCTCGTACGTCGCCGTCGGCGTCATCGCCGTGCTGGCGGTGCTGCTCGCGGGGGCCATCGCCTCGGGACTGTCGGCGATCGCCGCGGGAGAGGACGCATCCACCTTCGGCGACTCGTTCGCCGCCGCCGCGGCGCAGGTGCCCGTCGCGCTCGTCTACCTGGGTGTGCTCACGCTGGTGTTCGTGCTCGTGCCGAGCTGGACGGCCCCGGTCGGCTGGGCCACACTCGGACTGGGTGCGTTCGTCGGCATCTTCGGCGGGCTGGTCAAGCTGCCGGAGGGAGTGCGGCACCTCTCGCCGTTCGCCGATGCACCGGTCGTGGTCGGCGACGTCGACTGGAGCGGTGGATACTGGATGCTCGGCATCACGGTCGTCGCGCTCGTCGGCGCCGCGGCCCTGATCCGCCGCCGGGATTTCGCGATCGGATAG
- a CDS encoding amidohydrolase, whose protein sequence is MDLEALYRDLHAHPELAFTEHRTAGIVAERLTELGLEVHTGIATTGVVGVLRNGDGPTVLLRADMDALPVREQTGLPWASTQTVTDEAGNAVPLMHACGHDIHITCLLGAVEALNDARSEWSGTLVALFQPAEEHGGGAQVMVDDGLYEKVPVPDVVLGQHVLPYPAGMVGAHPGAAMAAVDTMEVTLHGRGGHGSRPETTIDPVVMAAATVMRLQTVVSREIAPQDTAVVTVGSLHAGTKNNIIAAEATLGISVRSFNEEVRQRVLDGVHRVIAAESQASGAPKAPDMEWGERYPVTVNDPESTERVNAAFAAEFGADRVLHPGALSGSEDVGNLATAAGAPLVYWMLGGADPETVLTAMAAGTVDTDIPTNHSPFFAPLPQPTINTGVRALVVAAREWLA, encoded by the coding sequence ATGGATCTCGAAGCCCTCTACCGCGACCTTCACGCCCACCCCGAACTCGCCTTCACCGAGCATCGCACCGCCGGCATCGTCGCCGAGCGGCTGACCGAGCTGGGGCTCGAGGTGCACACCGGCATCGCCACGACCGGTGTCGTGGGAGTCCTGCGCAACGGCGACGGCCCGACCGTACTACTGCGGGCCGACATGGATGCGCTCCCCGTTCGCGAGCAGACCGGGCTCCCGTGGGCCTCGACCCAGACGGTGACCGACGAGGCCGGCAACGCCGTGCCGCTGATGCACGCGTGCGGCCACGATATCCACATCACGTGTCTCCTCGGTGCGGTCGAGGCGCTGAACGACGCGCGGAGCGAGTGGTCCGGAACCCTCGTCGCCCTCTTCCAGCCGGCGGAGGAGCACGGCGGCGGGGCCCAGGTGATGGTCGACGACGGGCTGTACGAGAAGGTGCCGGTTCCGGATGTGGTGCTCGGGCAGCACGTGCTGCCGTACCCGGCCGGGATGGTCGGCGCGCACCCCGGCGCGGCCATGGCGGCGGTCGACACGATGGAGGTGACGCTCCACGGGCGAGGCGGTCACGGTTCACGGCCCGAGACGACGATCGATCCGGTGGTGATGGCGGCGGCGACGGTCATGCGGCTGCAGACGGTCGTGTCGCGCGAGATCGCACCGCAGGACACCGCCGTGGTGACGGTCGGCAGCCTCCACGCCGGCACGAAGAACAACATCATCGCGGCCGAAGCCACGCTCGGGATCAGCGTGCGCAGCTTCAACGAAGAGGTCCGGCAGCGCGTGCTGGACGGCGTGCACCGCGTCATCGCGGCGGAATCGCAGGCGTCCGGCGCCCCGAAGGCTCCGGATATGGAGTGGGGGGAGCGCTACCCCGTCACCGTGAACGACCCGGAGTCGACCGAGCGGGTCAACGCGGCCTTCGCGGCCGAGTTCGGCGCCGACCGCGTGCTGCACCCCGGCGCGCTCTCCGGCAGCGAAGACGTCGGAAACCTCGCCACCGCCGCCGGCGCTCCGCTGGTGTACTGGATGCTCGGAGGGGCCGACCCGGAGACCGTGCTCACGGCGATGGCGGCGGGGACGGTCGACACCGACATCCCGACCAACCACTCGCCCTTCTTCGCGCCGCTTCCGCAGCCGACGATCAATACCGGGGTCCGGGCGCTCGTGGTCGCTGCGCGGGAGTGGCTGGCGTAG